A stretch of the Mycolicibacterium celeriflavum genome encodes the following:
- a CDS encoding SDR family oxidoreductase codes for MSLNGKTMFISGASRGIGLAIAKRAAADGANIALIAKTAEPHPKLPGTVYTAAKELEEAGGQALPIVGDIRDGDSVASAVAKTVEQFGGIDICVNNASAINLGSITEVPLKRFDLMNGIQVRGTYAVSQACIPHMVGRENPHILTLSPPVRLEPEWLKPTAYMMAKYGMSLCALAIAEELRDEGIASNTLWPRTLVATAAVQNLLGGEEAMGRARKPDVYADAAYVILNRPAREYTGNSALCEDVLLESGVTDLSVYNCVPGAELGVDLWVDTPNPPGYQGP; via the coding sequence ATGTCGCTCAACGGGAAGACCATGTTCATCTCCGGCGCGAGCCGCGGTATCGGCCTGGCGATCGCCAAGCGCGCGGCGGCCGACGGCGCCAACATCGCATTGATCGCCAAGACCGCCGAACCGCATCCCAAGTTGCCCGGCACGGTCTACACCGCGGCGAAGGAGCTGGAGGAGGCCGGCGGACAGGCATTGCCCATCGTGGGCGACATCCGCGATGGTGACTCGGTTGCCTCGGCGGTCGCCAAGACCGTCGAGCAGTTCGGCGGCATCGACATCTGCGTCAACAACGCCTCGGCGATCAACCTCGGCTCGATCACCGAGGTCCCGCTGAAGCGGTTCGACCTGATGAACGGTATCCAGGTGCGGGGCACGTATGCCGTTTCGCAGGCGTGCATTCCGCACATGGTGGGCCGGGAGAACCCGCACATTCTGACGCTGTCGCCGCCGGTGCGACTCGAGCCGGAGTGGCTCAAACCGACCGCTTACATGATGGCCAAATACGGCATGTCGCTGTGCGCGTTGGCGATCGCCGAGGAGCTGCGCGACGAGGGCATCGCCTCCAACACCCTGTGGCCGCGGACGCTGGTGGCCACGGCCGCGGTGCAGAACCTGCTCGGCGGCGAGGAGGCGATGGGGCGTGCCCGCAAGCCCGACGTCTACGCCGACGCCGCGTACGTGATCCTCAACAGGCCGGCCCGCGAGTACACCGGGAACTCTGCGCTGTGTGAGGACGTGCTGCTCGAGTCGGGCGTGACCGATCTGTCGGTGTACAACTGCGTACCGGGCGCCGAACTCGGCGTCGACCTGTGGGTCGACACGCCCAACCCACCGGGATACCAGGGTCCGTGA
- a CDS encoding enoyl-CoA hydratase/isomerase family protein has product MTEKADSLYRTMVAAGDDPAAPVRLRVERRADRALVTLDEPQRLNVLSAPLVRQLRSALVELDADPDVRSVVLTGADPGFSAGGDLQMMDAAIDQLDAPEGTADVWRWIRREFGGIARLIAGSDTIFVAALNGAAAGVGLAWALTCDLVIASERAVIVPAFGRLGLIPEVGTSWALTRILGYQGALAFYLRGVHIDAREAQRLGLVQEVVEHDRLLAAADEWCSRIGAMPPHTVAMAKPLLRTAADADWADALTLEEFAEPTCFTTAAFSDSVRSMLK; this is encoded by the coding sequence ATGACCGAGAAGGCCGATTCGCTGTACCGGACGATGGTCGCCGCCGGCGACGACCCCGCCGCGCCGGTGCGGTTGCGAGTTGAGCGCCGCGCCGACAGAGCGCTGGTCACGCTCGACGAACCGCAGCGGCTCAACGTGCTGTCGGCCCCACTGGTGCGGCAATTGCGATCCGCGCTCGTCGAACTGGATGCCGACCCTGACGTGCGCTCCGTCGTGCTCACCGGCGCCGATCCGGGCTTCAGCGCCGGAGGCGATCTGCAGATGATGGACGCGGCGATCGACCAACTCGACGCGCCGGAGGGCACAGCCGACGTCTGGCGCTGGATCCGTCGCGAATTCGGCGGCATCGCAAGGCTGATCGCCGGATCGGACACAATCTTCGTGGCCGCGCTCAACGGAGCGGCGGCCGGCGTCGGGCTGGCCTGGGCGCTGACATGTGATCTGGTGATCGCCAGCGAGCGTGCCGTGATTGTCCCGGCATTCGGGCGGTTGGGGCTGATACCGGAGGTGGGCACGAGTTGGGCGCTGACCCGAATCCTGGGCTACCAGGGGGCGCTCGCGTTCTACCTGCGCGGCGTGCACATCGACGCCCGCGAGGCCCAGCGCCTCGGCCTGGTCCAGGAGGTGGTCGAACACGATCGGCTGTTGGCCGCCGCCGACGAGTGGTGCTCGCGAATCGGCGCGATGCCGCCGCACACGGTCGCAATGGCCAAGCCGCTGCTTCGCACCGCCGCCGACGCCGACTGGGCCGACGCGCTCACGCTCGAGGAGTTCGCCGAGCCGACGTGCTTCACCACCGCCGCCTTTTCCGACAGCGTGCGTTCGATGCTGAAGTGA
- a CDS encoding oxygenase MpaB family protein, which yields MTDRYRITVRRRTARWDTEPVTAAEAMDFWAFAAGAANVVMQLSWPEVGHGVAESKVDSGNLLKHPWKRARTTFQYLAVAVLGTPDDRAAFREAVNSSHRHVKSTAESPVRYNAFDRELQMWVAACLFVGLEDTYQLLRGELTPQQADQFYRSAWPLGTTLQVTEEQWPPTRAEFDDYWRGACQRVSIDDRVRNYLLDMVNLRMINPLLALPFRPLLKFLTTGFLAPVFREQMGLRWSGFRQFHFEMLFLTVALVNRFLPVFVRRGGSYVLLADVRRRVRTHRALVWRRCAAC from the coding sequence ATGACCGACCGCTACCGCATCACCGTGCGCCGTCGCACCGCGCGATGGGACACCGAGCCGGTCACCGCCGCGGAGGCCATGGACTTCTGGGCCTTCGCCGCGGGTGCGGCCAACGTCGTCATGCAGCTGTCCTGGCCGGAGGTGGGCCACGGCGTCGCCGAAAGCAAGGTCGATTCCGGAAACCTGCTCAAGCACCCCTGGAAGCGGGCGAGGACGACGTTCCAGTACCTCGCCGTGGCCGTGCTCGGCACACCCGACGATCGCGCCGCGTTCCGCGAGGCGGTCAACTCCTCACACCGGCACGTCAAGTCGACCGCCGAAAGCCCGGTCCGGTACAACGCATTCGACCGCGAACTGCAGATGTGGGTCGCCGCTTGCCTTTTCGTCGGACTGGAGGACACGTATCAGCTGCTGCGTGGCGAGCTGACACCTCAACAGGCCGATCAGTTCTACCGGTCCGCCTGGCCGCTGGGCACCACCTTGCAGGTGACCGAGGAGCAGTGGCCGCCGACCCGCGCCGAGTTCGACGACTATTGGCGCGGCGCGTGTCAACGGGTTTCGATCGACGACCGGGTGCGGAATTACCTGCTCGACATGGTGAACCTGCGCATGATCAATCCGCTGCTGGCGCTGCCGTTCCGGCCGCTGCTGAAGTTCCTCACCACCGGCTTCCTCGCGCCGGTGTTCCGGGAGCAAATGGGCCTGCGGTGGAGCGGCTTCAGGCAGTTTCACTTCGAGATGCTGTTTCTGACAGTCGCTTTGGTCAACAGATTTCTGCCGGTGTTCGTCCGGCGAGGCGGCAGCTACGTGCTGCTCGCCGATGTGCGCCGCCGCGTCCGCACACACAGGGCGCTGGTATGGCGGCGCTGCGCCGCCTGCTGA